In Rutidosis leptorrhynchoides isolate AG116_Rl617_1_P2 chromosome 2, CSIRO_AGI_Rlap_v1, whole genome shotgun sequence, one genomic interval encodes:
- the LOC139891238 gene encoding uncharacterized protein At1g08160, which translates to MQLNPLPPQHQPPESPSIYFTPLHSRAATPSPLAHIFTSIKPSRRTMMTPTPTQTPTNVQTPEFLYGNFPRTSDRLLLRNHRRTDPLIWCCAIICLMFSILVILFGITTLIIFLVVKPRTPVFDTNHASLNVIYFDSPGNFNGDFTFIANFSNPNKKLSLKFEYALLELFFANNLIANQTIRPFSQREKETGAVKIRFISSLVYLPLNHAMELQRQVLSNKVMYSVKGTFKVRASFGLIHYPYTLHSRCDLQMSSPPSGFLMARRCITKR; encoded by the coding sequence ATGCAACTTAACCCCCTTCCACCGCAGCATCAACCACCCGAATCACCGTCAATTTACTTCACTCCGTTACACTCTAGAGCCGCCACCCCATCACCGCTAGCCCATATCTTCACCTCCATAAAACCATCAAGACGAACCATGATGACACCAACACCAACACAAACACCAACAAACGTACAAACACCCGAATTTCTTTATGGAAATTTTCCAAGAACAAGCGATAGGCTTTTGCTAAGAAACCATCGAAGAACAGATCCTCTCATTTGGTGTTGCGCGATCATTTGCTTAATGTTTAGCATACTTGTCATCTTGTTTGGAATCACAACTTTGATCATTTTTCTTGTTGTCAAGCCAAGAACTCCAGTTTTCGACACCAATCACGCAAGCCTTAATGTCATATACTTTGATTCGCCGGGGAATTTTAATGGAGATTTCACTTTTATTGCAAATTTCTCCAACCCCAACAAGAAACTTAGCTTGAAATTCGAGTATGCTCTTTTGGAACTGTTTTTCGCCAACAATTTGATTGCGAATCAAACTATAAGGCCATTCAGTCAGAGAGAAAAAGAGACAGGTGCGGTTAAAATTCGGTTCATATCAAGTTTAGTTTACCTGCCATTGAATCATGCAATGGAACTTCAACGGCAAGTTTTGAGCAATAAAGTAATGTATAGTGTGAAAGGAACTTTTAAAGTACGCGCCAGTTTCGGATTAATTCATTACCCTTATACGTTGCACAGTCGATGCGACTTGCAGATGAGCAGTCCACCATCTGGTTTTCTTATGGCAAGAAGGTGCATAACTAAAAGATGA